A region of Paenibacillus sp. 37 DNA encodes the following proteins:
- a CDS encoding chemotaxis protein CheA — protein sequence MDMNQYLSMFIDESNDHLQSLNENMLQLEGNPEDLGIVQVIFRSAHTLKGMAATMGFEDLASLTHKMENVLDLVRNEKLKMQDFIFDTMFKSLDALETMVQDITEGGQGKADVSSIVASLQAIENGEMTNGNGPVTETNKPANASISSAVELDEFQYSVLDQSIAEGHRVFYVDVLVSEHSQLKGVRAYMVFDMLERSGEVVKAYPSVQDIEQEKFERSFSLYYITTKEAHELEEGIMSISEIESAKLIQLDQETLQQMANQVAATVEAPPAPTALAEVASPDKNSVPKEENTTAPAKTAAPKQAAAPSRTIRVDIERLDVLMNLFSELLIDRSRLEQLASETGNNDLSDTVAHLSRVSTDLQNIVLKLRMVPVDTVFNRFPRMIRDLAKTLDKKIDLVITGAETELDRTVIDEIGDPLVHLLRNAVDHGVESIAERVAAGKPEMGTVNLRAFHSGNHVFIEIEDDGKGIYRDKLLKTAIKRGVVTEEQGAKMSDDEVNQLLFAPGFSTADIISDISGRGVGLDVVKSKITSLGGNVTIHSTPGKGTNFSVQLPLTLSIIAAMLVRLGSEKYAVPLSSIVETAIVQREQVRNIHGNKMITFRESLIPYLSLSEVFSVPDFNDADEQETEIVVIRKGDRLAAVAVEEFIGQSEIVLKSMGTYLPAIEGISGATILGDGQVALILDPNAFIK from the coding sequence ATGGACATGAACCAATATTTATCCATGTTTATTGATGAGTCTAATGATCATCTGCAATCGCTTAACGAAAACATGCTTCAACTTGAAGGCAATCCGGAAGACCTGGGCATAGTTCAGGTTATATTCCGCTCTGCTCATACCTTGAAGGGTATGGCAGCAACTATGGGCTTTGAAGATTTGGCATCACTTACACATAAAATGGAAAATGTGTTGGATCTGGTTCGTAATGAGAAATTGAAAATGCAGGATTTCATTTTTGATACCATGTTCAAGAGTCTGGACGCTTTGGAAACCATGGTTCAGGATATTACCGAAGGTGGACAAGGTAAAGCAGATGTGTCGTCAATCGTAGCTTCACTTCAAGCCATTGAAAATGGTGAAATGACAAACGGAAATGGACCTGTTACAGAAACAAACAAGCCGGCTAACGCTTCAATCTCTTCGGCTGTGGAGCTGGATGAATTCCAATATTCAGTGCTGGATCAGTCGATCGCCGAAGGTCATCGTGTGTTCTACGTGGATGTGCTTGTTAGCGAGCATAGCCAGTTAAAAGGTGTACGGGCTTATATGGTCTTTGATATGCTGGAACGTTCGGGTGAAGTCGTTAAGGCTTACCCATCCGTTCAGGATATTGAGCAGGAGAAGTTTGAGCGCAGTTTCTCGTTGTATTACATAACAACTAAAGAGGCGCACGAACTGGAAGAAGGCATCATGAGTATCTCTGAGATTGAAAGTGCAAAGCTCATTCAACTGGATCAGGAGACTCTTCAGCAGATGGCTAATCAGGTAGCAGCTACGGTTGAAGCGCCACCCGCACCAACAGCTTTAGCTGAGGTTGCTTCGCCGGATAAGAATTCTGTACCCAAAGAAGAAAACACAACGGCACCAGCTAAAACAGCTGCACCGAAGCAAGCTGCTGCACCTTCACGTACCATTCGTGTGGATATTGAACGTCTCGACGTATTGATGAACCTGTTCAGTGAATTGTTGATTGACCGTTCACGTCTGGAGCAACTGGCGAGTGAGACAGGCAACAATGATTTATCCGATACAGTAGCTCATTTAAGTCGAGTTAGCACAGATTTGCAAAATATTGTACTGAAATTGCGGATGGTTCCGGTAGATACCGTATTTAATCGATTCCCGCGCATGATCCGTGATCTGGCTAAGACACTTGATAAAAAAATCGATCTGGTGATTACAGGTGCTGAGACGGAACTGGATCGTACGGTAATTGATGAGATTGGTGATCCGCTTGTGCATTTACTGCGTAACGCGGTTGACCATGGTGTGGAATCCATTGCAGAGCGTGTAGCTGCAGGTAAACCAGAGATGGGTACAGTAAACCTGCGTGCCTTCCACAGTGGAAATCACGTATTTATCGAGATTGAAGATGATGGTAAAGGTATCTATCGCGACAAGCTTTTGAAAACCGCGATCAAACGTGGTGTTGTAACCGAAGAACAAGGTGCCAAGATGAGTGACGATGAAGTGAATCAACTGTTGTTCGCACCTGGTTTTAGTACTGCTGATATTATCTCGGATATCTCTGGCCGGGGCGTTGGCTTGGATGTAGTAAAATCGAAGATCACTTCGCTTGGCGGTAATGTAACGATTCATTCAACTCCAGGCAAAGGCACGAACTTCTCTGTTCAGCTTCCGTTGACACTATCCATTATTGCTGCAATGCTTGTACGACTTGGTTCAGAGAAATATGCTGTTCCGTTGTCCTCCATTGTAGAGACGGCCATTGTACAACGTGAGCAAGTTCGTAATATTCACGGCAATAAAATGATCACGTTCCGTGAGTCACTGATTCCGTACTTGTCTTTGAGCGAAGTATTCTCTGTACCGGATTTCAATGACGCTGATGAGCAAGAAACAGAAATTGTCGTGATTCGTAAAGGCGACCGTCTTGCAGCCGTAGCTGTTGAAGAATTTATTGGACAAAGTGAGATTGTTCTCAAATCAATGGGAACCTATCTTCCTGCTATTGAAGGAATCTCTGGAGCAACCATTCTCGGAGATGGACAAGTAGCCCTGATTCTTGATCCTAATGCATTTATTAAATAA
- a CDS encoding chemotaxis protein CheD: MIEDKSVVKVGMADLNIAHLPGVIRTTGLGSCVGLTMYDPHLKLAGMAHVMLPTSEIAREGKLNTAKYADTALPELLEKMIKLGASHSRIVSKMAGGSQMFAFAGAGDTMRIGPRNADSCREWLQKLNIPLLAEDTGGNYGRTIEMDCETGLLTIRSVQMGVKEL; this comes from the coding sequence ATGATTGAGGACAAAAGCGTCGTTAAAGTCGGTATGGCGGATTTAAACATCGCTCATCTTCCTGGTGTAATCCGTACGACTGGCTTGGGTTCGTGTGTGGGATTAACAATGTATGACCCACATTTGAAGCTGGCTGGAATGGCGCATGTCATGCTTCCTACTTCAGAGATCGCCCGTGAAGGGAAACTGAACACTGCGAAATATGCGGATACGGCGTTGCCTGAGCTTTTGGAAAAGATGATTAAACTGGGCGCTTCACACTCACGTATTGTGTCTAAAATGGCCGGAGGCTCTCAGATGTTTGCCTTTGCTGGCGCTGGAGATACAATGCGTATTGGACCAAGGAATGCAGATTCTTGTCGAGAGTGGCTTCAAAAACTCAATATCCCTCTTCTAGCAGAAGATACGGGTGGGAATTATGGACGAACGATTGAGATGGATTGTGAAACTGGACTTTTGACTATTCGAAGCGTACAAATGGGTGTAAAGGAACTATAA
- a CDS encoding chemotaxis protein CheC — MFNRFEVFQMDVLKEVGNIGAGNAATALSQLLNRPIDMGVPTVQMLPFEEVAEKVGGDERIVVTVFLRVEGEAPGNLFFMMTPEAAKMLLNRLAGFDLKEGLDFTDMEQSALSEIGNILAGSYLSSLADFTKLSMYPTVPGLAIDMAGAILSYGLLQFGEMGDAALLIDTSFFEGEDQVEGQFFLIPDPPSFAKIFESLGVPLSHD; from the coding sequence ATGTTCAACCGATTTGAGGTATTCCAGATGGATGTGCTCAAAGAGGTCGGTAACATTGGAGCAGGCAACGCCGCAACGGCGTTGTCTCAACTCCTCAACAGACCGATTGACATGGGTGTACCTACAGTACAAATGCTCCCTTTTGAAGAAGTTGCCGAAAAAGTGGGCGGAGATGAACGCATCGTGGTTACCGTGTTTCTTCGTGTAGAAGGCGAAGCACCGGGAAATCTTTTCTTTATGATGACACCAGAGGCTGCTAAAATGTTGTTGAATAGACTTGCCGGGTTTGATCTGAAAGAAGGGCTCGATTTTACAGATATGGAACAATCAGCGCTTTCCGAGATTGGAAATATTTTGGCTGGATCCTATCTTTCTTCTCTGGCAGATTTCACGAAGTTGTCTATGTATCCAACTGTCCCTGGACTTGCCATCGACATGGCAGGTGCCATTCTAAGTTATGGCTTGCTGCAATTTGGCGAGATGGGTGACGCTGCATTGTTGATTGACACATCTTTCTTTGAAGGTGAAGATCAAGTTGAGGGTCAGTTTTTCCTCATTCCGGATCCACCATCCTTTGCAAAGATATTTGAATCGCTAGGGGTGCCACTGAGCCATGATTGA
- a CDS encoding FliA/WhiG family RNA polymerase sigma factor, giving the protein MNERKASHLNHSDLWEKWKEHGDLEAKKTLIEKYLHIVNYVSGRLAVGLPKNVPKDDLESNGVMGLIDALEKFDYERGLQFETYASWRVRGAILDGLRQGDWVPRSVREKAKRIEDAYQQLEQSYLRSVSDEEMSEYLDVSTKDFQHMLQEVAVMSLCSLEDPIREEESETRLSLMVDEKAKNPDYKVNEFYLKEALVQGLDKLTVKERTVVSLLYYEDLSLSEIAEVMSLSPSRISQLHSKAILRLRGTLDKQKDLLMRKD; this is encoded by the coding sequence TTGAACGAGCGTAAAGCTTCACATTTGAACCATTCTGATCTGTGGGAAAAGTGGAAAGAACATGGAGATCTTGAAGCCAAGAAAACTTTGATTGAAAAGTATCTTCATATTGTAAATTATGTATCCGGTCGACTGGCTGTTGGTTTGCCCAAAAATGTTCCCAAGGATGACTTGGAAAGCAATGGAGTTATGGGTTTAATTGATGCATTGGAGAAGTTCGACTATGAACGTGGTCTGCAATTTGAAACTTATGCATCATGGAGGGTCCGCGGAGCCATTCTTGACGGTCTGCGTCAAGGTGATTGGGTTCCGCGTTCTGTGCGTGAGAAGGCCAAGCGAATTGAAGACGCCTATCAACAGCTGGAACAAAGTTATCTCAGGTCTGTTAGTGATGAGGAAATGAGCGAGTACTTGGACGTATCCACTAAAGATTTTCAACATATGCTTCAGGAAGTGGCAGTCATGTCACTTTGCTCGCTGGAGGATCCAATTCGTGAAGAAGAGTCTGAGACTCGTCTGTCTTTGATGGTGGATGAGAAAGCCAAAAATCCGGATTATAAAGTGAATGAGTTTTATTTGAAGGAAGCTTTGGTGCAAGGGCTTGACAAGTTGACGGTAAAAGAGAGAACGGTTGTTTCACTATTGTATTACGAAGATCTTTCTCTTAGTGAAATTGCTGAGGTTATGTCCCTTTCTCCGTCTCGTATATCCCAGTTACATTCCAAGGCAATATTACGATTACGCGGCACGTTGGACAAACAGAAAGATTTGTTGATGCGTAAAGATTAA
- a CDS encoding chemotaxis protein CheW, whose protein sequence is MEEELKVIVFKLGSEEYGIEVDKVQTIERMMPITRVPKTLSFVKGVINLRGVVIPVIDLRGRFSLPETEYTDQTRIVIVGVDDMQVGFIVDSANDVIDIKSSAIDSPPEVVGGVKARYLRGVAKLEDSRLLIMLNLNEVLNKSEIVQLESVEG, encoded by the coding sequence ATGGAAGAAGAGTTGAAAGTCATCGTCTTTAAATTGGGTTCCGAAGAGTATGGTATTGAGGTAGACAAGGTTCAGACGATTGAGCGCATGATGCCAATTACCCGTGTTCCCAAGACACTTTCCTTTGTAAAAGGAGTTATTAATCTACGCGGTGTTGTAATTCCAGTCATTGATCTGCGCGGTCGTTTCTCCCTTCCGGAAACGGAATACACGGATCAGACTCGTATTGTTATCGTAGGTGTAGACGACATGCAAGTTGGCTTTATCGTAGATTCTGCCAATGATGTTATTGATATCAAGAGCAGTGCGATCGATAGCCCACCAGAAGTGGTTGGCGGCGTCAAAGCGAGATACCTGCGAGGTGTTGCTAAATTGGAGGATTCACGCTTGTTGATCATGCTCAACCTAAACGAAGTATTAAATAAAAGCGAGATTGTACAGCTGGAAAGTGTTGAGGGCTAG
- a CDS encoding chemotaxis response regulator protein-glutamate methylesterase: MAAYQVLVVDDSAFMRKIVTDLIQADPEFKVTATASNGREAIQKSLELKPDIITMDVEMPEMNGLDALKSIMKESFVPVIMLSGINEQGMKETIMALEAGAFDFIRKPSISHDQDIAQVGKALVERMRAAMNEIKRKADRELSMKNRDMLRGAVAPPTQPLQKELPARDRAEPVKKTIESVETIQRSIRERTEAFQAKAKKPIEPLSPSKPDRVENKPERLPKAERNLGTKAEKAVRSANPVQTPKEVRLPNAARVAADQIAATSASAKAKDVIKPNPVPKGGGGLEGPFNKLVAIGCSTGGPRALKTLLEQLPADLPAPVIIVQHMPPNFTRSLAQRLNTFSPLHVVEAEDGMVLKKGTAYIAPGGFHVKVNKTADGKFIVKLTEDQPVNGHRPSVDTMFESLLPFTSLQRHLVLLTGMGSDGARMMKRLYEAGVTSTFAENEETCVVYGMPRSAVELQCVRHLLPLQEIASKLVQAVK; this comes from the coding sequence ATGGCGGCGTATCAAGTATTGGTTGTCGATGATTCCGCTTTTATGCGTAAGATTGTTACGGATTTGATCCAAGCGGATCCGGAATTCAAGGTTACGGCAACGGCATCAAACGGTAGAGAAGCGATTCAAAAATCACTAGAATTGAAACCCGATATTATTACAATGGACGTTGAGATGCCCGAAATGAATGGGTTGGATGCATTAAAATCAATTATGAAGGAATCTTTCGTTCCTGTGATTATGCTCTCTGGTATCAATGAACAAGGCATGAAAGAAACCATTATGGCGCTTGAAGCTGGGGCATTTGACTTCATTCGCAAACCATCTATTTCACATGACCAGGATATTGCTCAAGTTGGTAAAGCCTTGGTTGAGCGCATGCGAGCTGCGATGAATGAGATCAAAAGAAAAGCTGATCGTGAGTTATCCATGAAAAATAGAGACATGTTGCGAGGAGCAGTTGCTCCCCCAACTCAGCCATTGCAGAAAGAACTGCCAGCCAGGGATCGAGCGGAGCCCGTGAAAAAAACGATCGAATCTGTCGAGACGATTCAACGCTCTATTCGAGAGCGGACTGAAGCCTTTCAGGCCAAAGCAAAGAAACCCATTGAACCATTGTCACCTTCAAAACCAGATCGCGTAGAGAATAAACCGGAGCGTTTGCCAAAGGCTGAGCGTAATTTGGGGACGAAGGCAGAAAAAGCAGTGAGGTCAGCTAATCCAGTACAGACTCCAAAGGAAGTTCGACTACCTAATGCAGCTAGAGTGGCAGCTGATCAAATAGCGGCAACTTCTGCCTCTGCAAAAGCCAAGGATGTAATCAAGCCTAATCCTGTTCCCAAAGGTGGAGGGGGGCTGGAAGGACCATTCAACAAACTTGTGGCAATAGGTTGTTCTACGGGTGGACCGAGGGCTCTCAAAACTTTGCTTGAGCAGTTGCCTGCTGATTTGCCTGCACCGGTCATTATTGTGCAGCATATGCCGCCCAATTTCACACGTTCTTTGGCTCAACGATTGAATACATTCAGTCCACTGCATGTGGTTGAAGCTGAAGATGGAATGGTTCTGAAAAAAGGAACCGCCTATATAGCACCCGGTGGATTCCATGTGAAAGTTAACAAAACAGCAGACGGGAAGTTTATTGTGAAATTGACTGAAGACCAACCAGTGAATGGACATAGACCTTCAGTGGATACGATGTTTGAGTCACTTCTGCCGTTTACATCTTTACAAAGGCATCTTGTTTTGCTAACGGGAATGGGAAGTGATGGAGCACGTATGATGAAGAGATTATACGAAGCTGGAGTTACATCAACCTTTGCCGAGAATGAAGAAACATGTGTTGTATATGGTATGCCGCGCTCTGCTGTAGAGCTGCAATGCGTTCGTCATCTTCTGCCATTGCAGGAGATTGCTTCTAAACTAGTTCAAGCAGTGAAATAA
- a CDS encoding DUF342 domain-containing protein: MTQRTALEQCLNIVLSDDKCTAYLEFSKEEEGFACTIDELEQFVADKGIRQGVSREALLLFVSNPETYLKDKYKIAEGITPIQGTDGFIKILVGMDDTNERRPLESEDGTVDYKEVTRLNNVRSGQIIAERIAPSDGISGRAVTGEEIPYRPGKEARFKVGKNVVINPDGSAMYAALDGLVTKTDGNKLNVFPVYEVNGDVDYNNGNIDFVGTVVIRGNVLTGFKVKAAGDIRVVGGVEGAELEAGGSIEITGGIIGYNKGLVQAGHNVKCTFIQEGNVDAGEDVLVSQSIMHSNIRAGHGVICAGTKGLIVGGSIQAGQNVSARVVGNSMSTVTSIEVGVLPKLRNELNDLRKEVREQMDSLDKTKKALTLLDQLAAAGQLTPDKMSMRIKLNATQKSALRISEETKMRIFEIEKALEDTSKARVDILKMIYGGSKIVIGRYTKFIKDPVSRISFYYHDGDITMVPYV, from the coding sequence GTGACACAGCGGACTGCTTTGGAACAATGTTTAAACATTGTTTTATCGGACGACAAATGCACAGCCTACCTTGAATTTTCCAAAGAGGAAGAAGGCTTTGCCTGCACGATTGATGAACTTGAACAATTTGTGGCGGACAAGGGCATCAGACAAGGTGTATCGCGAGAGGCATTATTACTTTTTGTGAGCAACCCTGAAACCTATTTAAAAGATAAATACAAGATTGCCGAAGGTATCACTCCCATTCAGGGAACAGATGGATTCATCAAGATCTTGGTTGGAATGGACGATACGAACGAACGACGACCGCTCGAATCGGAAGATGGAACCGTCGATTACAAAGAAGTGACCCGGTTAAACAATGTCCGTAGTGGTCAGATCATTGCAGAGCGGATCGCTCCTAGCGATGGCATATCCGGCAGGGCAGTAACGGGTGAGGAAATTCCTTATCGTCCGGGAAAAGAAGCTCGGTTTAAAGTTGGGAAAAACGTTGTGATTAACCCGGATGGCTCTGCGATGTATGCTGCACTGGATGGGCTGGTTACCAAAACGGACGGTAACAAACTGAATGTGTTTCCTGTTTATGAAGTCAATGGTGATGTTGACTACAATAACGGTAATATCGACTTTGTAGGCACAGTTGTCATACGAGGCAATGTACTTACCGGATTTAAAGTAAAAGCAGCAGGTGACATTCGTGTCGTCGGAGGTGTCGAAGGAGCTGAACTGGAAGCAGGCGGCTCAATCGAAATTACCGGTGGTATTATTGGTTATAACAAAGGACTGGTACAAGCAGGCCATAATGTTAAATGTACTTTCATTCAAGAAGGCAACGTAGATGCCGGTGAAGATGTTCTGGTTTCCCAAAGTATTATGCACTCCAATATTCGTGCTGGCCACGGTGTCATCTGTGCGGGAACCAAGGGTCTTATTGTTGGTGGCTCGATCCAGGCTGGTCAGAACGTCTCAGCGCGTGTTGTGGGCAACAGCATGTCCACGGTCACTTCCATTGAAGTTGGTGTGCTACCAAAGTTGCGTAATGAACTCAATGATTTGCGCAAGGAAGTCAGAGAGCAGATGGATTCCTTGGACAAAACGAAGAAAGCTTTGACATTGCTGGATCAATTGGCTGCCGCTGGACAACTAACTCCAGATAAGATGTCGATGCGAATCAAGCTGAATGCTACGCAGAAATCTGCTCTTCGTATAAGTGAAGAAACGAAAATGCGTATCTTTGAAATTGAAAAGGCACTTGAAGATACAAGTAAGGCTCGTGTTGATATTCTGAAGATGATTTATGGAGGCTCTAAAATAGTTATCGGCAGATACACGAAATTTATTAAAGATCCAGTGAGTCGAATTTCATTTTATTATCACGATGGTGATATTACGATGGTTCCATACGTTTAA